tttgggattgttgttttcttatttctggtatctgccccctggtggatgaggctggactagaggcttgtgcaggtttcccagcaggaggggcaggtgcctgctcactgctgggtgaagcttggtcctggacctctggtgggtagaaCTGTGTCTAGAGGCAGTTTGTGGCTCAttaagtctgctgatgggtggggctgtgttcccaccctgcgTGTTATTTGGCcagaggcttccctacaggctgttgggtggggctaggtcttggtgctaatgatccaatcaagatacCAGCCACGAGGAAAGCtgatgtagatgaacactcctggaatgtccaccaccagcctTTATGTCCTGTGGGTGAGCCGCAGCCATCCtctacctccccaggagaccctgcAAAACTaggaggcaggcctggcccaggttcctatgacaTCACTGTCTCTGCCCTAGGACCTGGGGCACAGGAGATTCTATTTATGCTTCctaagagaatgaagtctctgtttctccCAGTCCCATGGGGTTCCTGGagctaagccccactggccttcaaaccCAGATGTCCTgggatctcctcctcctcccaattcTGGCACcctgagctggggagcctgacgtggggctcagagctctcactcctgtgggagggcctcttaactgttcttcagcttgtgggcaGCCCACCCTATTATATTGTGAGAACGCCCCTCCTACTGTTCTCTCTttgtgtttccagttgaagaagttTTTTTTgttaggttccagtcttttttttttttgatggttgtttagcagtcagttgtggttttgttgtaatcATGAGGAGAGGCATGGTCCTATCATTCttccatcttgaccagaaatccCCAAACTTCAGTTTACATTTTATTCTAACAGGGCACCTCCATTCAGACTCCAAATTTTCTTTCGTAATGTTGGATAGACatttagattttataaaatttatagctGAAAAAATAGATCCACATACTCAAATTCCTCCACATATATGTAAAAGTTTTTCAATTACTGAATCAGGATCATTCcttgaattttaattaaaactatgtaaaacaaaaaaatttagtatCTCAGGCGTACTATCATATTTCAGGTATTCAAGAGCCACATTTGACTGGAGACCATGGTATTGGACAGTCCGTCTCTAAAAAAACGTATCTAAATTGAAGTGTCGCAGTGCACATCTGTTCAAATGTGACAATCATTTGAAAATCTGTCTGAAGCAACCTGTTACTACAAGTAAAACATCAGCATATATTTTGAAAAGTAAGCCATTCTTTTACAGactaggaaaaatatttgcaaaaagccACATTTGATAAAGGATGGTTGTCCAAAATGTACAAAGAGCTCTTAAAATTAAACAGTAAGAAACCAatgacatgattttaaaaaatgggtcaagGGCCTTAATAGAGACTTCGCCGAAGaatatatacagatggcaaaaaaGCTTACGAAAAGATGTTCCACACCAtatgtcatcaggaaaatggaagctaaaataatgagataccactacacacctattaaaatggcCCAAATCAgagcactgacaacaccaaatgccgCTGAGGCtgtggagcaacagaaactctcattcagGGCTGATGGGaaagcaaaatggtacagcccatTTGGAAGACAGTGTGGTGGTTCTTTACAGAACTTACCATACTTTTGCCATATTAtgcttcttggtatttacccaaaggagttgaaaacttatgtcacACAAAAGCCTGCATGTGGAcacttatagcagctttattcataattgccaactCTTGGAAACAAtgaagatgtccttcagtaggtgaacgtATTAATAAACTGTAGTacttccagacaatggaatattcttTAGTGCTAAAAAGAAAGGCGTTATCAAGCCATGAAGAAACATGGAGGAAACGTAAacacatattactaagtgaaagaaggcaatcTGACAAGGCTGCACACTGTATGGTTCCAACCTTatgaccttctggaaaaggcaaaaccatggagaCAGTAACCATGGCAGTGATTGCCGGGTCAGGGGGAAGGCAGTGGGAGCATGGGAGGGAGCTGAATAGGCAAAgcccagaggatttttagggcagtaaaaatGCTCTGCATGACATTATAAGGAtgaatacatgtcattacacttttgtccaaatccatagagggtacaacaccaagagtgaaccctaatttAACATACAGACTTTCGGCAATTATGATGTGTCAAAGTAGATTCATCCTTAGTAAAacatgtaccactctggtgagtgACACTGAGAATGGGGGAAGCTACGCATGTGTGGGAGCAGGGAGCacatgagaaatctctgtaccttcctctcaattttgttgtaagcctaaaacttctcttaaaaaaaaaactaaaaacaaaacaaactagaaacaaaacaaaaagcaaaaaccatGATTAATTTAGAACATTATTATTCTTGTATGAagattgttcattttttattttcttgtccaAAGAATTTATAATAGTAAGCCTACCCAGAGTGGTACACCACCCACAGTCTGTGAATCTGTGCAACATCCCAGGGAGAAGGAACATTAACATAcgcaacaattaaaaaattgaaatgtagtcagttacaatgtgtcaatttctggtgcacagcatactgtcccagtcatgcatatacatacatatattaattttcacaaAAACTACTATTGGAACATGACTTTATCAGGATTTTACAACTTGTTTGCCTACAGAAAATCCTGTCTTTTCCAGAATACTCTGCCTCAAACATTTCTGGGAAGCCCTCAGGACACTTATAAATCAATCATGTGCTCAGCAGACACTGTCCAGTGGGATACTCAGTGTGCTGATTCATCAGCCCTcaatactttaatttcttttttcatttccataatcTGGGTATGTTCATGGGAGCTTGTTGCCCACGTGTGTATCTTCCATCATTCTGGtatggggcagggagagggtgggggcaCTGAAATACAAGATTACTTTAGAAAAGCATTCACCAggtaaaagaaggaaattagaTTTTGATAGCTTGTGACCACCCCACTTCCAACTGTATTTTTAAGTAAGGCAACACTGTTTACAGccggataaattttttaaaatctttcttttctttttctcttcagtttttatttattttgtgggggGAGACAATTAGGtctatctatttattcattttagagaaggtaccagggattgaatccaggacctcattcatgctaagcatgcactctaccacttgagctataccctccccctagagcTGGTAAATTTAGAGCATATAATATAGTTTGGGAACTGGGTGAATTTTCTCAGTGTAGGAAGTATGTTTTGGATTGGAGCCTATTTTTTAATGGGTTTTTGGAAATCAGCCCTATACGCTCATTTAGGGGATGAAAGAGTGAGGTTaaattatcatttattaactaaatCTACTGTCGAGATTCCTGATGGGTAATTgaattgatttatttctttttcattcctataaaatggttaaaatgagaaGCCTGGGGTACTTTAAAATGCCattacttcttttgttttaattgccAGGCAATCCCCCAAAACCTTTGCAATTACTTAAGAGTATCTAAggtaattcttttattttctcaattCAAAAGAACCACAAAATTGTACTTTTAATAGTAACTCCAGAAAAGGGAGTCAAAATTCATCCCAAGATAATTCCCGTACTCGCTTCTACACTGGGGTaaacacaaatgaaaataatagGAGAAAATTCAATGCACCGAACATGAAACTCAGAACAAGAATGTTTAAAGTATTCTGTTAATGGCTAAAAAGAAGTTGCATTCTAAGTCCAATGACCATTTGCCAGGGAGGACCAAAGTTGAgaaatttctattaaaaacatgACTCAAAAAAAACTGCAGAGGCTGGTAATGAAGGAAATGATCTGATACCATTTTCAATTGGTTATTCCTAAGGTCACATGTTCTGGGCATCTTTAAAAGGAAGTTATCTGACTCCTGAGGGTCATAGCACCTTCCTGAAAGCTATAGCTTCCTTCTCACCTTGAAGAATAAGCCCAGAAAGCTCACAAAATGTGCGATGCTTTTGTGGGTACCTGGAAACTTGTCTCCAGTGAAAACTTTGATGATTACATGAAAGAAGTAGGTAAGGAAATTGGTTGGGTGTGTAATTTTTGCTCTGGGCAAGAATGGCTTATGGCTGTTTTTCACTCTGGAAGTACTGGCCAGACATGAAATGCTGCTTTCAATAGAGAGGTCGTGAAAGTAGAAAGTGAGAATCGTTTGTTTCTAGAAACATTCTAGACGTTGAGTCACAACTAATGCTTCCTAAAGTTAAACTGATATTGAAAAAGGGTGTAAGTGGAATTGTTACGGTGTACAGAAGTGACAAGATTTTATTTCATTGCAAACTTGCATATCTTTGGTCTTCTTAGCTCTTGACCTGTTTTTCCCTTCATTCTCCTTTGCATATAAAATAAGCAATaacttggaaataaaattatatgtagTTCCTAGTATGTAATAATTTCCATTTGAAATCAGAAGCACTGTATTTCTCATCTTAATGTAATTTTTGAGTAATGTACATTAACCAATTATTTTACTGTCTCAAGGTCAACTTCTTAAAATGTGTGATTATTTTATGGGAGAAAGATAAATCTTAATTTCAGGAAATATGTTCCTTAAAGGGCTTGAATATTTGTCTGACCAGAAAATTGCATGGAATGCCATAGAATTATTGATAATGGAGGCTTTCGGGGTTTTGGATTCTGCTAACATTGCCTGTGTGCTGAGCAAATGTTCCCCAGATAATTATAGAGATAAAGCAGAGGAATAGAGAGGCAAGATTTCACTCAGGCAACTTCTGTCTTGAAAATCCATCTTTCAAGGGgaggcccccctcccccatctcccatgCATGATCAAGTTTACCCAGGAGTAGCAAACTggggaaatatttttttcacaatATCTTTATTAGGGGTTATGATTTTCTCCCTAATTCTTAAGAGTTAACTTTCTACTAAATCTTATAGTTTATATTTTGCTTGTCTCTAACTACTGTTTTCCTTGTTTATAGGCAAGAGGGGAATCAGGGACTTCAGCATGAATGATACCTAGCTTTCAAGAATACCCACTACTTGTGATTCGATTAAACTAATTAACACACATTGACATAGGCATGCCGGGATTTGAGACTATTTAGCTAGTgatttttagaaacatttatacttttaatattttttatataaattctcatgtgttttaaaattataaagtgcTGATGAAAATGAAAGATAGTAAGATGCCTCCTGAACTTAGCTGCTCTAATTGATGGTCAGGAAGGACAGAATCAAGTAAGTGGAAAGTATGATTTTTCTTAAGCTCAGCAAGTCTGGAGTCATACCCGACATTGCATCCATTCAGCAGGTTGACTCACTCCATATATTTGATGTTATATTTTGTAACAGAAACAGGACTTGGTGAATCAACATATTGTCTTCCCTCTTGTCTCCACTTTCAGACAGGGAGCTAAAGCATCGCATGTTTTCTATAATATTTCTCTCCCTGATCCTCACTATGTCTAAAACCTGTGGTACCTGTAAGAAGCTTTTAGTCAAAGAAGTAGCTTAGATTTGTGTACAcgtcttttaaaaaatccaacaaaTCTAGGACTGtcacaaattctgtataacatatgCAGTGACAGGAAGTTACTGCTGTCTATGTTAGGTCGTAAACTGTTCATCCGATCCCTGTCGCAAGAAAAatgcatttctctcttttttttaaagaggagttTGCCACTTAAGTGATTGGGAACCAAAAGATTAATTTCTAAACCTCCCAAAATAGTGATTTCTTATCCTTTGAAGTTTTCACAGTTGATGCCTAGTTCTTTAACATTTCCCATGATTTACTGGGAACAGCCTCCCCGTTCTAAAATGGTGTGAATGTAGGAAACATTTTGCCTTTTGGAACAAGTCATCAAAATCTTCATTTCATAGTAGCGTCATGTGGACGAGCCAAGAAAACTAGACTGGCAGCAGGTGCCATGGAGTGTGTTTTAGGTACACCCAAACAGATTCCTTTTGAACTGAGTAACTCTGTACTGGCCACCGAAATCCTACTGGGAGTTGTCTTTGACCGTGGATTAGATCACTGTTGTTGTCTAAGGAGGAAATGTCGAGGTGCCCCAATTGTTCCACGAATTGAGCAAAATGACTGGCTGCCCTCATGGTAGCGATGACCAGGTAATTTGAGAATACAGtggcttttaaaatttgtatgttcCAGGAGACTTGATCTTTGTATATATTCTTGTTGCAAATTAACAGTGGGTCTTCTAAGGAGTTGCATCTGAAACCCAGAAGGGGAGATTTCAAGAGTAGACTTGTACCTCAGGTTTTCCTAAAATATTAGCCTCTTTACTTATCTGCAGAAGATAGTTACATAAGTCTTTAAGAAACTCACTGGTCTCACTGGTGTCTTTCTCCTTTCAGGCACACGTGCACACGCCCCTCCCTCTgccgccccccgccccaccccactaTAGCTCTTTCTTAGATAAAAATGTGAGAGGACATTATaaatttgacatttttcttttcccaactCTAGGAGTGGGCTTTGCCACCAGGAAAGTGGCCGGCATGGCCAAACCCAACGTGACCATCAGTGTGAATGGGGACGTGATCAACATTAAATCTGAAAGTACCTTTAAAAATACTGAGATTTCCTTCCAACTGGGCCAGGAATTTGATGAAGTCACAGCAGATGACAGGAAAGTCAAGGTGAGGAATAAGGGATCGAAGCAGAGTAAATGCCTGGTTTCTAAATGACCACAAAAAGAAGCCAGTTTGCAAAAGGAGGAAATCTGTTTCATCACAGGCCAACGATGCCTGACTCCCAGATCTGAACCATATTGCCTTTGGTATTTAGTTGGTgaatttggccttttttttttatacagtTGTCTTATTAttcaagaaaacaattaacataaCTTATTTCTTATACCATATATATACAGTATTTGACATCAACTAAAGTAACAACAACGTTAGAGAACTTTTATAAAAGagtggaaggaaaaaaggaaaaaaatctcctaTGGTACCACCAtctcaacatacatttattatctatatattttcactgtattttttcaaatgcatGTTTGTATAATATTCTGctcataatatatataaatatattttttttatatatacacacatataaataaaattttgtatgcTATTGTTTTGGGTACtccttttttttcaattcctgCAATATTTTCTTGTAATATAGAATTACTAGTGACCTTAAAATGTTCCTTCAAATAAAGGtgctctattttttattttatttttttccaccaCTTTCATCGCTTTCTCTTATGCCTCAGAGCATCGTAACATTAGATGGAGGTGCCCTGGTCCAAGTGCAGAAGTGGGACGGAAAATCAACCACCATAAAGAGAAAACTAGTGGATGACAAACTGGTGGTGGTGAGTATCTTCTAGCTACTTAATTCCAGAGTCTACTGCTAGGGTATCTCACTGTCATTACTCTACCCAGAGAAGCAGATAACTGCCCTTGTTGAACAAAGAGGTTATTCTGTTGGGATTCTGGTTTCACTCTGGCAATTACCCTTTATGCTTTTTAGCTCAGCCCAGGCACACTGTCCCCCAGGAAGCATTTCTCGAACCTTCTCAACATGAACCATATTGTACTGTGTATTTCTAATTATGTTTCCCACTCACCATATAGATTGTAAGGTTCCTTGAGGGCAAAGCTTGTGTCTTCTTGATCTTTCAGTCTCCCTAACTTATTGCAGTATCAGGGATCTATATGAACTCAGAACTAATGTCTCTTGATGAATATTGCTTCTTTTCCAACACTGAAGGAGacaatgaataaacaaaacataaGTGGTCTAGTCTCAGGGATTtaccaacaatttttttttgtgcCTAGGAATGTATCATGAAAGATGTGATTTCCACCAGAGTTTATGAGAAAGCATAAGCCAAGGGACATTGAGCTGGACTGAAGTTTGCATCCAACTCTACGACATTCTGTCGGATGTGTTGTTCAAACATACGTTATTTTCCACTAACTAGCAAGTGACTAATTTCCCCCCAAATTGATTTTATTCAATATGGTTGCGTTggttaaataaaactttttagatttacaaggtgatgtaat
This portion of the Vicugna pacos chromosome 29, VicPac4, whole genome shotgun sequence genome encodes:
- the LOC102533732 gene encoding fatty acid-binding protein, adipocyte codes for the protein MCDAFVGTWKLVSSENFDDYMKEVGVGFATRKVAGMAKPNVTISVNGDVINIKSESTFKNTEISFQLGQEFDEVTADDRKVKSIVTLDGGALVQVQKWDGKSTTIKRKLVDDKLVVECIMKDVISTRVYEKA